In Thalassoglobus sp. JC818, a single window of DNA contains:
- a CDS encoding sigma 54-interacting transcriptional regulator: MSKRAKRGLATWLTGSTLPIFVLDDRNVLLVFNRGCEELTEWPASEMIGRKCEYIAVANSSLPESVTGALCPPKLSESEISKSVLSVIPSQSGKSTRKRIEFFPLREERDETSFRMMGVILDEAESEPARPTNSHYRLAELQAELQRRFRVSRIVAASPLMERVVSQVRLAAESRLPVFLQGERGVGREYIARAIHNATTFADRRFVQIDCETLSRFEIHRSFRRLLDQETEEPFSGTVLLRNVDHLPLDLQMELSRALQQLLRSRWMSTSRYKIDELDPEKFEPVLAAQLTPISIFIPPLRQRREDLPILVQSLVEDANFGREVQREGVSPEVEQEFASYSWPGNVSELVRTLEKAFRNSSDSVIELEDLPADFRIGQDAATARPRKPSLPLEEYLKQIEEKRVREVLEQCGGNKTAAAEILGLPRPKLYRRLAQLGIDVAQDAPSEEKDGA; this comes from the coding sequence TTGTCGAAAAGGGCAAAACGTGGACTGGCGACATGGTTGACGGGGAGCACCCTGCCAATCTTCGTGCTCGATGACCGGAATGTCCTTCTCGTGTTTAATCGTGGGTGCGAGGAACTCACTGAATGGCCTGCGTCCGAGATGATCGGCCGCAAGTGCGAGTACATCGCAGTCGCCAATTCATCGCTCCCTGAATCTGTCACAGGAGCGTTGTGTCCGCCGAAACTGAGTGAATCCGAAATCTCGAAGTCGGTGCTATCCGTCATCCCGAGCCAGTCCGGGAAGTCCACGCGAAAACGGATCGAGTTCTTTCCGTTGCGAGAGGAACGAGATGAAACGTCCTTTCGAATGATGGGAGTCATTCTCGACGAAGCTGAAAGCGAACCGGCTCGACCCACGAACTCGCATTATCGACTCGCTGAGCTTCAAGCAGAGTTGCAGCGTCGATTTCGAGTGAGCCGGATTGTGGCAGCATCGCCTCTCATGGAGCGCGTCGTTTCGCAAGTTCGGCTCGCTGCCGAGTCACGGCTGCCTGTGTTTCTGCAAGGCGAACGCGGAGTTGGAAGGGAGTACATTGCTCGAGCCATCCACAATGCCACAACCTTCGCTGATCGCCGGTTCGTTCAGATCGATTGCGAAACGCTCTCGCGGTTTGAGATTCATCGAAGCTTTCGTCGGCTTCTTGATCAGGAGACTGAAGAGCCATTTTCGGGGACTGTGCTGCTCAGAAATGTTGACCATCTTCCCCTCGATTTGCAGATGGAACTCTCGCGGGCTTTGCAGCAGTTATTGCGAAGCCGCTGGATGTCGACGTCGCGATACAAGATCGATGAACTCGATCCCGAGAAGTTCGAGCCGGTACTTGCAGCTCAGCTGACTCCCATTTCAATCTTCATTCCACCGTTGCGGCAGCGTCGAGAGGATCTTCCGATTCTCGTGCAGAGTCTCGTCGAAGATGCAAACTTCGGGCGTGAAGTTCAACGAGAAGGGGTGAGTCCTGAGGTCGAACAGGAATTCGCCAGCTATTCGTGGCCCGGAAACGTCTCCGAACTGGTTCGAACGCTCGAGAAAGCGTTTCGGAACAGCTCAGATTCGGTCATCGAATTGGAAGATCTGCCTGCCGATTTTCGGATTGGACAGGACGCAGCGACGGCTCGTCCGCGAAAACCGAGTCTTCCCCTCGAGGAATACTTGAAGCAGATCGAAGAGAAGCGGGTTCGGGAAGTGCTGGAGCAATGCGGAGGAAATAAGACCGCAGCTGCGGAGATTTTGGGACTTCCTCGGCCGAAACTCTATCGTCGTCTCGCTCAGCTGGGGATTGACGTTGCCCAGGATGCTCCATCGGAAGAGAAAGATGGGGCGTAA
- the tpiA gene encoding triose-phosphate isomerase translates to MRRYLIAGNWKMNTNRDSAVSLAKSIADGSQAAAESVDVLVCPPFPYLIPVQDAVSGTQVTVGAQNCYFEEPGAFTGEVAAEMLADLGVQSVILGHSERRHVLGETDEVINRKTLKSLEKGLQVVLCVGELLEEREAEKTNDVLDEQMAGGLANVSAEQMANVVIAYEPVWAIGTGKTASPEQADSAHAHLRKWLESHYTSEIANGMRILYGGSVKPANAVELLSQENVDGALVGGASLTAENFVPIIEAGASLSK, encoded by the coding sequence ATGCGACGTTATTTGATCGCCGGAAACTGGAAAATGAACACCAACCGAGACTCAGCCGTCTCGCTGGCGAAGTCAATTGCTGACGGAAGCCAGGCAGCTGCGGAATCAGTGGACGTGCTCGTCTGTCCACCATTCCCTTACCTGATTCCAGTTCAAGATGCCGTTTCAGGAACACAGGTCACCGTCGGTGCACAGAATTGCTACTTCGAAGAGCCGGGAGCATTCACCGGAGAAGTTGCAGCGGAAATGCTCGCTGATCTCGGCGTTCAATCTGTCATCCTCGGACACAGCGAACGGCGTCATGTGCTCGGAGAAACCGACGAAGTCATCAACCGTAAAACGTTGAAGTCATTGGAGAAAGGACTTCAAGTCGTCCTTTGCGTTGGCGAACTACTGGAAGAACGCGAAGCAGAAAAGACCAACGACGTTCTCGACGAACAGATGGCAGGCGGACTGGCCAATGTCTCTGCAGAGCAGATGGCAAACGTGGTCATTGCTTACGAACCTGTATGGGCGATTGGGACAGGCAAAACCGCCAGCCCGGAACAGGCAGATTCTGCTCATGCCCATCTTCGCAAGTGGCTGGAAAGTCACTACACTTCGGAAATTGCGAATGGAATGCGAATCCTCTACGGGGGAAGTGTGAAGCCAGCCAACGCCGTTGAACTCCTCTCGCAAGAGAATGTCGATGGTGCTCTGGTCGGTGGAGCAAGCCTCACTGCAGAGAATTTCGTTCCGATCATTGAAGCGGGAGCAAGTCTCTCGAAGTAG
- the secG gene encoding preprotein translocase subunit SecG: MGTLAIILQVLLLLTGIFLMIIILLQRGRGGGLAGAFGGMGGQSAFGTKAGDVFTWITVVTATVWVLLAGIGGCAMRKAGTGYAEKQFASGAADDGAALTTGETTEGDADEETTPAGENLENETDSATPSNDSAEGSSDGDDSTTSPPSE, from the coding sequence GTGGGAACACTGGCAATCATCCTCCAAGTCCTGCTCTTGCTGACAGGAATTTTCCTGATGATCATCATCCTGCTCCAACGGGGCCGCGGTGGTGGCCTGGCGGGAGCGTTTGGAGGAATGGGCGGGCAAAGCGCATTCGGAACCAAAGCTGGCGACGTTTTCACCTGGATCACCGTCGTGACAGCGACGGTCTGGGTGCTCCTCGCTGGAATCGGCGGATGTGCGATGCGTAAAGCGGGAACCGGATACGCTGAGAAGCAGTTTGCCAGCGGAGCAGCAGATGACGGCGCCGCACTGACAACCGGAGAAACAACCGAAGGCGACGCCGACGAGGAAACCACTCCAGCAGGTGAAAATCTCGAAAACGAAACTGACTCGGCAACACCGTCGAATGATTCCGCAGAAGGATCCTCAGATGGTGACGACTCAACGACTTCGCCGCCGTCAGAGTAA
- a CDS encoding YicC/YloC family endoribonuclease, which translates to MTGHGEARGHNERVSLTVEVRSVNNRHLKVAVRCPVAFLSLESRVEKLVRERVARGTVSVSINVRLIEERPAVEMNRLAIQEYWRQLSEIATALNVQPPTELTPLLSLPGIVEERTDRTVEESDWPLFESVLGEALDTLEAFRKEEGESMRSEMQDLANQIRENLTVIERHAPDVVISYRDRLTQRISDLLEGSQAEVDSNDLIREVSIFADRCDITEEVTRLRSHLNQYDTLIASDGSSGRKLDFLGQEMFRELNTIGSKANDVRISHLIVDMKACIEKMREIVQNIE; encoded by the coding sequence ATGACTGGCCATGGGGAAGCCCGTGGACACAACGAAAGAGTCAGTCTGACCGTCGAAGTCAGAAGCGTGAACAATCGCCACCTGAAAGTGGCGGTCCGCTGCCCTGTGGCGTTCTTGTCGCTCGAATCTCGCGTCGAAAAACTCGTTCGCGAACGAGTCGCGCGCGGGACAGTCTCCGTTTCGATCAATGTTCGACTCATTGAAGAGAGACCGGCTGTCGAAATGAATCGCCTCGCGATTCAGGAGTACTGGCGACAACTCAGTGAGATCGCGACTGCCCTGAATGTTCAGCCTCCGACCGAACTGACGCCCCTGCTCAGCCTTCCTGGGATCGTCGAAGAACGAACGGATCGCACCGTCGAAGAATCGGACTGGCCGCTCTTCGAATCTGTGCTGGGCGAAGCCCTCGACACACTCGAAGCCTTCCGTAAGGAAGAGGGTGAGTCAATGCGTTCAGAAATGCAGGACCTGGCGAACCAAATTCGGGAGAACCTCACCGTCATCGAACGGCACGCTCCCGATGTTGTGATCAGCTATCGTGACCGACTCACTCAGCGTATCAGCGACTTGCTCGAAGGAAGTCAGGCAGAAGTCGACTCGAACGATCTCATTCGTGAAGTCAGCATTTTCGCTGACCGTTGCGACATCACTGAGGAGGTGACTCGACTGCGGTCTCACTTGAATCAATACGACACTCTCATCGCCTCCGATGGCTCTTCTGGTCGTAAGCTCGACTTTCTCGGTCAGGAAATGTTCCGCGAACTGAATACGATTGGTTCCAAAGCCAACGACGTCCGAATTTCGCATCTGATTGTCGACATGAAAGCTTGCATCGAGAAGATGCGTGAGATCGTTCAGAACATTGAATAA
- a CDS encoding VOC family protein — translation MPASPISVKRIDHVTLVVKDLDVSRSFYVDLLGMEEVSRPGFRFPGLWFQAGTTQIHLIEEHAESGPSQTSVPENCTISRTHHFAFEVDNAHESAEVLRSRDITIQAGPKSRPDGPTQLYIFDPDSNLVELFSYS, via the coding sequence ATGCCTGCCAGTCCAATCAGCGTGAAGCGAATCGATCATGTCACCCTGGTCGTCAAAGACCTCGACGTTTCACGAAGCTTTTACGTCGACTTGCTCGGCATGGAAGAAGTGAGTCGCCCCGGATTTCGATTTCCCGGACTCTGGTTTCAGGCTGGCACAACGCAAATCCACCTGATCGAAGAACACGCTGAGTCCGGACCATCGCAGACATCAGTTCCGGAAAACTGCACCATCAGCCGGACGCATCACTTCGCATTCGAAGTCGACAACGCTCACGAGTCAGCCGAAGTCCTGAGATCTCGCGACATCACTATTCAAGCGGGTCCAAAGTCTCGACCGGATGGGCCAACGCAGTTGTACATCTTCGACCCCGATTCGAACTTGGTTGAGTTGTTCAGCTATTCTTGA
- a CDS encoding sulfite exporter TauE/SafE family protein: MEWIVAIIVSFGVGTLSAIFGVGGGFILVPVLTTILDFPTPIIVGSTVCYVLGPATTAMLYRQTKLLDWRLPLIVAGGLFTGVLLGSNTLNRLANSSSGQGGAESVVLGTYLVLLTTLGFFSLWETERALQFRPVPRGWLKEISIPPIVTLPEWNRQKMSIPVLAWFGVFVGFLSGLLGISGGLLVVPGFLYLFGLPAQATVASSMVVVWIVSAQATLAHALHGNIDLKLVAALLTGGTIGARFGSSLGQRLGSQQLRRNFGILALATAILVGLRLLFAKT, encoded by the coding sequence GTGGAGTGGATTGTCGCGATTATTGTTTCCTTCGGAGTCGGAACCCTGTCCGCAATTTTCGGAGTTGGCGGCGGGTTCATTCTGGTTCCGGTTTTGACAACCATCCTCGACTTCCCAACCCCCATCATTGTCGGTTCCACGGTTTGCTATGTTCTGGGCCCAGCCACAACGGCGATGCTTTACCGTCAGACAAAGTTGCTCGACTGGCGTCTGCCTCTGATCGTTGCCGGCGGATTGTTCACCGGCGTCTTGCTGGGAAGCAATACCCTGAACCGATTGGCGAACTCTTCAAGTGGACAAGGAGGAGCCGAGTCAGTTGTGCTCGGAACTTACCTTGTACTGCTGACGACACTGGGGTTCTTCTCACTTTGGGAGACGGAGCGTGCATTGCAATTTCGACCTGTCCCGCGTGGATGGTTGAAAGAGATTTCCATTCCTCCCATTGTCACTCTTCCAGAATGGAATCGCCAGAAGATGTCGATTCCTGTCCTCGCCTGGTTCGGAGTTTTTGTCGGCTTTCTTTCGGGACTACTGGGGATCAGTGGAGGACTGCTGGTCGTACCCGGATTCCTGTATCTCTTCGGCTTACCCGCCCAAGCCACTGTGGCCAGTTCAATGGTTGTGGTCTGGATCGTGTCCGCTCAAGCCACGCTCGCACATGCCCTGCATGGCAATATTGACCTGAAACTCGTGGCTGCCTTGCTGACCGGTGGAACGATCGGAGCGAGGTTTGGTTCCAGCCTGGGACAACGTCTTGGCTCGCAACAGCTCCGCAGGAATTTTGGAATTCTGGCACTGGCGACCGCGATTCTTGTCGGGCTGAGGCTGTTATTCGCAAAGACCTAA
- a CDS encoding PhoH family protein produces the protein MAERRDAVPKLFVLDTNVILHDSSCLTQFEENDIALPITVLEELDQFKKGSGDIHFHAREFLRSLDELTGDVMCPEGASIGPTLGNIRVLLGEPMKPRLKELLISDSADHRILNSALSLQAAEPDRQVILISKDSNLRLKAKAFELPAQDYHTDKVASVDSLYSGTRTVCDLPGALIDRFYETPGEVDLADIPELSNPISNENFVLKNGSKSALVRRPGMSPFLTRIPKPSAFGITARNAEQAFAMSALLDDSIKLVTITGKAGSGKTILALAAGLECRKEYRQILLSRPTVPLSNRDLGFLPGDISAKLDPYMQPLFDNLSVIRQENGGGESGDKIQELLDRQKLEITPLAYIRGRSLQRVFFIVDEAQNLTPHEIKTIITRSGEGTKIILTGDIRQIDHPYLDSRSNGLTYLINRMIDQPIYAHISLQKSERSELAELASDLL, from the coding sequence ATGGCAGAACGCAGGGATGCGGTTCCAAAACTCTTTGTCCTTGACACGAATGTCATCCTTCACGATTCCTCGTGCCTGACTCAGTTTGAAGAGAACGACATCGCCCTGCCGATCACGGTTCTCGAGGAACTGGATCAGTTCAAAAAAGGGAGTGGAGACATCCACTTCCATGCTCGCGAGTTTCTTCGATCGCTGGACGAACTCACCGGCGACGTCATGTGCCCTGAAGGGGCGTCGATTGGCCCCACTCTCGGAAACATCCGGGTTCTGCTCGGTGAGCCGATGAAGCCTCGGCTCAAAGAACTTCTCATCAGTGATTCAGCTGACCATCGCATTCTCAACTCCGCTTTGTCGCTGCAAGCTGCGGAACCTGATCGTCAGGTGATTCTGATCTCGAAGGATTCCAACCTTCGCCTGAAAGCCAAAGCTTTCGAACTGCCTGCTCAGGACTACCACACAGACAAAGTCGCCAGCGTCGACTCGCTTTACTCAGGCACCCGCACTGTTTGCGATCTTCCCGGTGCATTGATCGACAGGTTTTACGAGACGCCTGGAGAGGTCGATCTGGCCGACATTCCTGAACTCTCAAATCCGATTTCGAACGAAAACTTTGTCCTCAAGAATGGCTCAAAATCCGCACTCGTACGTCGACCGGGAATGAGTCCATTTCTGACCCGCATCCCGAAACCGTCTGCCTTCGGAATTACTGCCCGGAACGCGGAGCAGGCCTTCGCCATGTCTGCCCTGCTCGATGATTCGATCAAACTTGTCACGATCACCGGCAAAGCTGGCTCGGGGAAGACAATTCTTGCACTCGCTGCGGGACTTGAGTGCCGCAAAGAGTATCGACAAATCCTTCTCAGTCGCCCGACGGTTCCGTTGAGCAATCGCGATCTCGGATTCTTGCCCGGAGATATCTCTGCGAAACTCGACCCGTACATGCAGCCGCTCTTCGACAATTTGTCAGTCATTCGACAAGAAAACGGAGGAGGCGAAAGCGGCGACAAGATTCAGGAACTGCTCGATCGGCAAAAGCTTGAAATCACTCCCCTCGCTTACATTCGCGGACGAAGCTTGCAGCGAGTCTTCTTCATCGTCGACGAAGCTCAGAACCTCACGCCGCACGAAATCAAAACGATTATTACCCGATCAGGAGAAGGGACGAAGATCATTCTGACCGGAGACATCCGGCAGATCGATCATCCCTATCTCGACTCTCGTTCGAACGGGTTGACCTATCTCATCAACCGCATGATTGATCAGCCAATCTACGCTCACATCAGCCTGCAAAAGAGCGAACGCTCTGAATTGGCCGAACTTGCCAGTGACCTGCTGTAA
- the galT gene encoding galactose-1-phosphate uridylyltransferase, translated as MAEPKKIQELRKDPIVGRWVIIAPERLARPQGVAEESELPTDGFDPFLEGNEDATTPEILAYRNSGGPNEPGWRVRVIPNKFPAVTIDGDLDKRGVGIYDMMNAIGAHEVIVECPHREMNMSRLSVENIREVLWVYHDRLVDLKRDMRLVHGLIFKNKGARAGASLDHSHSQLIVSPIVPVTIQEELNGSKSFYDYRGRCIFADMIQQELATETRIVLESEHFVVFCPFASRFPFETWILPRQQSSHYESITKPMVEDLGNVMKTVLTKMELGLDDPPYNYVIHSAPFSSQDLPHYRWHIELFPRLSRVAGFEWGSGFYINTVAPENAAKFLRETEIDEV; from the coding sequence ATGGCCGAACCCAAAAAAATTCAGGAACTTCGCAAAGACCCGATCGTGGGGCGGTGGGTCATTATCGCCCCCGAACGACTGGCTCGACCACAAGGAGTTGCTGAAGAAAGCGAACTGCCAACGGATGGGTTTGATCCCTTTCTCGAGGGAAATGAAGATGCGACGACACCCGAAATTCTGGCATATCGCAATTCCGGCGGTCCGAATGAACCGGGCTGGCGAGTCCGCGTCATCCCCAACAAATTCCCAGCTGTGACGATCGATGGCGACCTCGATAAACGGGGCGTCGGCATCTACGACATGATGAACGCGATCGGTGCTCACGAAGTGATTGTCGAGTGTCCGCACCGTGAAATGAATATGTCGCGACTCAGTGTCGAGAACATTCGAGAAGTGCTCTGGGTCTACCACGATCGGCTCGTCGATCTGAAACGCGATATGCGGCTCGTTCACGGTTTGATCTTCAAGAACAAGGGAGCCCGGGCCGGTGCGTCGCTTGATCACTCGCACTCACAACTGATCGTCAGCCCGATTGTACCGGTGACCATTCAGGAAGAGTTGAATGGTTCGAAGTCCTTCTATGACTATCGCGGCCGCTGCATCTTTGCAGATATGATTCAACAGGAGCTGGCGACCGAGACCCGCATCGTGCTTGAAAGCGAGCACTTTGTTGTCTTCTGCCCGTTTGCGAGCCGTTTCCCGTTTGAGACCTGGATTCTTCCGAGGCAGCAGTCCAGCCACTACGAAAGCATCACCAAGCCGATGGTCGAAGATCTCGGGAACGTGATGAAGACAGTTCTGACGAAAATGGAGTTGGGGCTCGACGATCCGCCGTATAACTACGTCATCCACTCCGCTCCGTTTTCGAGCCAGGATCTCCCTCACTACCGCTGGCACATCGAACTTTTCCCGAGGTTGAGTCGGGTCGCTGGGTTTGAGTGGGGCAGCGGGTTCTACATCAACACCGTCGCGCCGGAGAACGCCGCAAAATTTCTGCGTGAAACCGAAATCGACGAGGTTTAG
- a CDS encoding 3'(2'),5'-bisphosphate nucleotidase, which produces MSQIYEAELQTAIEAVRKASQICRSVQGRIDGEKMDKADRSPVTIADYASQAIICSTLRASFPEDLIVAEEDARDLRTGECAPFLDQIVEEVKAVEDSPTAEQVLDWIDFGNHTGATSRFWTLDPIDGTKGFLRKEQYAISLALIVDGEIQVAALACPNLRATDAWDNARGVIFTAVRGMGARLCPLDLPEVTPHTVRVSGTRSASAARMCESVESGHSSHDWSSRILTALGSTSDAVRLDSQAKYGVLARGEADVYLRLPVRKDYAEKIWDHAGGVLVVEEAGGTVTDIDGKPLDFSQGTTLKSNRGVVATNGLLHDDILAAVQSSAEAPTAEA; this is translated from the coding sequence ATGTCGCAGATTTATGAAGCCGAATTACAAACAGCAATCGAAGCCGTTCGCAAGGCATCACAGATCTGTCGATCCGTTCAGGGAAGAATCGATGGCGAAAAGATGGACAAAGCTGATCGTTCCCCGGTGACGATCGCGGACTACGCAAGCCAGGCGATCATTTGCTCGACGCTGCGAGCCAGTTTTCCTGAAGACCTCATCGTTGCAGAAGAAGATGCACGCGATCTGCGGACGGGCGAATGTGCTCCGTTCCTCGATCAAATTGTTGAAGAAGTAAAAGCGGTTGAAGACTCCCCCACCGCTGAACAGGTTCTCGATTGGATCGACTTCGGAAATCATACTGGCGCAACCTCTCGCTTCTGGACGCTCGACCCAATTGACGGCACCAAAGGTTTCCTGCGAAAAGAACAGTACGCCATTTCATTGGCGCTTATTGTCGACGGCGAGATCCAAGTCGCTGCACTGGCGTGCCCTAACCTGCGTGCCACGGATGCTTGGGACAATGCTCGTGGAGTCATCTTTACAGCAGTCCGAGGCATGGGCGCTCGATTGTGTCCCCTCGATCTCCCAGAAGTCACGCCGCATACTGTCCGAGTCTCCGGAACTCGATCAGCTTCTGCCGCACGGATGTGTGAATCAGTGGAATCGGGACACAGCTCTCACGACTGGTCTTCGCGAATTCTCACAGCTCTCGGGTCGACTTCCGACGCAGTTCGCCTCGACAGCCAAGCCAAGTATGGCGTTCTCGCTCGCGGAGAAGCGGATGTTTATCTCCGACTTCCAGTTCGAAAAGACTACGCAGAGAAAATCTGGGACCACGCGGGTGGAGTGCTGGTTGTGGAGGAAGCTGGGGGAACCGTCACGGACATTGACGGCAAGCCGCTCGACTTTTCTCAGGGAACGACTCTCAAGTCAAACCGAGGAGTTGTTGCAACGAATGGGCTCTTGCATGATGACATTCTCGCCGCTGTTCAATCCAGTGCGGAAGCTCCGACAGCAGAAGCTTGA
- a CDS encoding SLC13 family permease — protein MEPFAIVLTLGVVIAAIIAMMVSRAGPDLILLAGLTVLIIAGVVPSKAAVSGFANEGLITVAVLFIVAEGLEQTGAIGHLIQRMLGLPKSRLNALMRLMFPTAAMSAFLNNTPVVAIMLPVLDDWAKKCRLAASQLMMPLSFATILGGLCTVLGTSTTVVVNELVRDEGLRPLSLFEPGLIGLPCCLVGLTYILLTSKILLPDRKPASMQFDDPREYTIEMLVESTSPLVGKTIEDAGLRHLPGMFLMEIDREGHILPAVGPNERIVAGDRLVFVGVVESVVDLQKLPGLTPATNQVFKLDSPRSERCLIEAVASDSCPVVNMTIREARFRTRYNAVVIAVSRNGQRLRGKIGDITLHAGDTLLLEAHTTFVDVQRNSRDFYLVSRVANSTPLRREKAWIAQLVLIGLVLLNTVFQWEILPSALLAAVILILTGCVKPAEARASIDWSVLITIAAGIGIGEAMKAEHSGAGPFVAEYLTGFANGEPIIALAIIYGITMVFTNLITAKAAATLLFPVAISTAGSLDANAMPFVVAVMIAAAASFATPVGYQTNLMVQGPGGYRYADYLRFGGPLSLLLWLVSVLVIPFWWNF, from the coding sequence ATGGAACCGTTTGCAATCGTCCTGACTCTCGGGGTCGTCATCGCCGCCATCATAGCCATGATGGTCTCGCGAGCGGGTCCCGACCTGATTCTGCTGGCCGGACTGACGGTCTTAATTATCGCGGGCGTCGTCCCGTCGAAGGCGGCGGTGTCGGGATTCGCGAACGAAGGACTCATCACAGTCGCTGTCTTGTTCATCGTCGCTGAAGGACTGGAGCAGACAGGCGCGATTGGGCACTTGATTCAACGCATGCTGGGACTTCCCAAGTCGCGGCTCAACGCTTTGATGCGGCTCATGTTTCCAACAGCGGCCATGAGCGCGTTTTTGAACAACACCCCCGTCGTGGCGATCATGTTGCCGGTCCTCGATGACTGGGCCAAGAAATGCAGACTGGCTGCCTCTCAGCTGATGATGCCTCTCAGCTTTGCGACAATCCTGGGAGGACTCTGCACTGTTCTCGGAACAAGCACAACCGTCGTTGTGAATGAACTCGTTCGTGATGAGGGACTTCGCCCCTTGAGTCTGTTCGAGCCGGGGTTGATCGGGCTTCCCTGCTGTCTGGTCGGGCTGACTTACATTTTGCTCACGAGCAAAATTCTCCTTCCCGACCGAAAACCGGCGTCGATGCAGTTCGATGACCCGCGTGAATATACGATTGAGATGCTGGTCGAATCGACAAGCCCTCTCGTCGGCAAGACGATCGAAGACGCGGGGCTTCGACACCTGCCTGGCATGTTCCTGATGGAGATTGATCGCGAAGGACACATCCTGCCGGCGGTCGGTCCGAATGAGCGAATTGTAGCTGGCGACCGCCTTGTTTTTGTCGGTGTGGTCGAATCTGTCGTGGACTTGCAGAAGCTGCCGGGTTTGACTCCAGCCACAAATCAGGTCTTCAAGCTGGACAGCCCGCGGTCCGAACGCTGCCTCATTGAAGCAGTCGCTTCGGACAGTTGTCCCGTTGTTAACATGACCATTCGCGAAGCTCGATTTCGGACCCGATACAACGCGGTCGTCATTGCTGTCTCACGAAACGGACAACGGTTGCGCGGCAAGATTGGCGATATCACGCTGCACGCTGGTGACACGCTTCTCCTCGAAGCTCACACCACTTTTGTCGATGTTCAACGCAACTCGCGTGATTTTTATCTGGTCAGCCGAGTCGCGAATTCGACGCCGCTTCGAAGAGAAAAAGCCTGGATCGCACAGCTTGTATTGATCGGCCTGGTGCTTCTCAACACGGTGTTTCAGTGGGAAATCCTTCCGTCAGCACTGTTGGCTGCGGTGATTCTAATACTCACCGGATGCGTCAAACCGGCGGAAGCTCGAGCGAGCATCGACTGGAGCGTTCTAATTACGATTGCTGCAGGGATCGGAATTGGCGAAGCGATGAAGGCAGAGCACAGCGGAGCTGGGCCGTTTGTAGCTGAGTACCTCACCGGTTTCGCGAATGGAGAACCAATCATCGCGCTGGCGATCATCTATGGAATCACGATGGTGTTCACGAATCTCATCACCGCGAAAGCGGCAGCGACGCTCCTCTTCCCAGTTGCCATCTCAACGGCTGGATCACTCGATGCGAACGCAATGCCGTTTGTGGTCGCGGTGATGATTGCGGCAGCAGCGAGCTTTGCGACTCCCGTCGGCTATCAAACGAACCTTATGGTTCAGGGGCCCGGAGGTTATCGCTATGCCGACTATTTGAGATTCGGAGGTCCACTCAGCCTGCTGCTCTGGCTGGTGTCAGTTCTTGTCATCCCCTTCTGGTGGAATTTCTAG